In Solanum lycopersicum chromosome 5, SLM_r2.1, the following are encoded in one genomic region:
- the LOC101243889 gene encoding protein MIZU-KUSSEI 1 produces MRTIMSKNQHESFSFSRRYFNFKKKVEDEEYDDEVYLNTFHSSSLRGSEEEYFGMHSLSGTATNASTVSKKLSRSTVSKLRSALTFGKSRTQIGLGTKVIGTLFGYRRGHVHFAFQEDPKLGPAFFVEMATPTSHLVREMASGLVRIALESDKRTGKKGVKLLEEPNWRTYCNGRKCGYAMKRECGPDEWKILNSIGPVSMGAGVLPSDGDGIGLEGELMYMRAKFERVVGSKDSEAFYMMNPDGHGGPELSLYLLRV; encoded by the coding sequence ATGAGAACAATAATGTCTAAGAACCAACATGAGTCCTTCTCATTTTCAAGAAGGTActtcaatttcaagaaaaaagttGAAGATGAAGAGTACGATGATGAAGTTTACTTGAACACTTTCCACTCTTCCTCGCTTAGAGGTAGCGAGGAAGAGTATTTTGGGATGCATTCGCTGTCAGGTACAGCGACGAATGCATCCACAGTAAGCAAGAAACTGTCGCGTTCGACAGTTTCTAAGCTTCGTTCGGCTCTTACTTTTGGTAAGAGCCGAACACAAATAGGGCTTGGTACTAAAGTTATTGGTACTTTATTTGGTTATAGAAGAGGACATGTTCATTTTGCATTTCAAGAAGATCCAAAGTTAGGCCCAGCATTCTTTGTAGAAATGGCCACTCCTACAAGTCATTTAGTTAGAGAAATGGCTTCAGGATTGGTTAGAATTGCATTAGAATCAGATAAGAGGACAGGTAAAAAAGGGGTGAAATTGCTAGAAGAGCCAAATTGGAGGACATATTGTAATGGTAGAAAATGTGGCTATGCAATGAAAAGAGAATGTGGGCCTGATGAATGGAAGATTTTGAACTCAATTGGGCCTGTTTCAATGGGTGCTGGAGTTTTACCAAGTGATGGTGATGGAATTGGGTTAGAAGGTGAATTGATGTATATGAGGGCTAAATTTGAAAGAGTTGTTGGATCAAAAGATTCTGAGGCTTTCTACATGATGAATCCTGATGGTCATGGTGGTCCTGAACTTAGCCTTTACTTGCTTAGGGTTTAA